A window of Pecten maximus chromosome 12, xPecMax1.1, whole genome shotgun sequence genomic DNA:
CAATTATTACAGTGGCTTCTGCACTCTTCTTGAAGCCAGCGCTGTTGAATATTGACACAGTATAAAACATTACAGCGTTGATACCACTGAATTGTTGGAATGCCATTATGGCAAGGGAAATGCAGAGTGGACGCAATAGTTCTGGCTTCTGAAATTCTGCGAAAGAAAATGATTCTTGATTGTCTAGTCCTTCTTCAATATCACGACACTCCTCTTCGACAGCAGCATGTGGTCCCCTGATGTTACTCAATGCACTCAATGCAGCCTGTCGACGATTTTTCATCAGAAGCCATCTCGGTGTTTCGGGCAGGAAATACATGGCAATTATTGTCGCAAGTGCAGGTACAGATCCAACGACTGCTAATCTGCTCCATCCAAGTGTCATGCCACCCATGTACGCCATCAGTATTCCTATGGTGACGGAAAGCTGAACGCACGAACCTAAGAAGCCTCGAAGTGACTTGGTGGCGATCTCTGCAATATAAACAGGGACACACACAGTTGTCTGTCCACTGGCCCACCCTACTAGGAAACGGCCGATATACAAGGATGATACATAATTAGCATTTGCAATAATCATGCCACCAGTTGCGAAAATAATCGAGGAAAGGGTTATTGTGAACTTCCGTCCAAATCTCTCAATGCAATACCCCGCAAATGGACCTCCAAATATTGCACCAACTGTCAACAGAGAACCGAACCAGGCTTGCGATTTCCCATCTAGTAAACCTGCCTTCTCAAGGTCTGGGATGGCTGGAGAACTGTACCCAATAGTAAAGCCAAAGGAAAGTGTACATAAACAAGCACATGCAACTGCCAAATACAGGCGTGTCGGAGAACTTTCAAATTTCGAGTTTGTCAATCGTGGCGAACCACTTTCCAGGGACTCCATTTTTTACTAGATACACGTAGGCATCACTCAGACGCTTGAAAAAGGTAATAACAAAATGGGTCGCGCACCATTAATCATCCGGAAATATTTCTATGCAAATAATTAGAATatgatgtttttgttgatttttttcaaagtggTGCATTAAACATCCAGTCTTTTTTGGATGAAAATAATCTTTACCGAACATCCCTTCGATTAAACCATATTTTCAACAGTTTTCAAGCTATACATGGAAAATACGGCGTTGGAATATGCCTTGAAAATAGGCGTtcgtgtactgtactgtacccaTTATCgtgatttatttcaaaaaaaatatatatatattaacaagaaatatctttaaaaaaaagataaattgcatagttttaatgctggtggttatgaatataaaactgctggtgaaatacaTTAACGAAATAATGTGTCTCAGCACGGATTAcacaattatatcagtttgaatcatttttggtgataaaaagactgcatttgaatcaggaatataattctattaatgtgtcatttaaatagatacatccacttattcagcttgcattcaatcttaattttgtttcgtcttaaactgcatatctgcattttgcatttaccgctacattgaccaatcacaaacTTCAATTTGACAActaacgccacctgtcgcgtcatatccgggccaaaagaaaattatacggctatgccgaaaaatagtTCCGCAAAACATTTTTCAACAAAACACCAGTCAATGGAAAGATGGGtacttaaatttaaaaaatacaatcATGTTGGATTCCCGTGTTTTGGGTGAAGCATCGTGGCTTGTTTGTGACGAATCAAATTGTTGGGGCATGGCTCCGAGAAGAAACGTAATGTCCGCCTCTGAAAGAAACATCTTTTGGCAAAATGACATATATTTTCACGTGTTTCTGTAAACCTTGAGCATGCTGAATATAATGTGTCTATACATGTGCTCAGTATGTCTAGGAAAgtactctatatacatgtatatcattataaatttgaatccaTATAGTATCATTGTATGTGTATACTAATTTTTAGGTCCGTGGTGGTACACCTACAGTAAAATTGCGATTTACCCCACGTGCATCCTGTGAAAAATGACCGCCTGCTTTGGAACCCTCATTTTCGCATGAGCAAATCATTTCAGACAAGattttacacttttttttattaccaCGGACTTCGATATACTGAGAAAGGTTGTGCAATATACATGCATTTTCCCATCCTCGAAATTCGCGTAAgtgatctatatatagtacatcaTTTATGCTTTACGGGAGAGTACCTGACCGATTTGTATATTtgcatataaatatgtttaaatcaagcGTAAAATCTCTGGAAATATGTGTAACGTAATTCAACCAATGGAATTCAAacgtaacatacatgtattgtattcgACCATGCCGTCCATCTCAGTCTGTGATTCGACCTATTCAAGATGTTCGGAAGTTCGATGGAGAgtaatttatttatctattttattttatgtttatgtGAATAAGTATTCCAAATGATTTTGCAGCTACCCTACCTTGAAGAGACGTTTAAAGAATCTTGGTCTCAAGAAACGGGAACATTGGAGTTTAAGTGAAATTGTCACCGCTATTAAGGTTAATATAcaatctattcaatagtatgTTCCACGTCTTATAGTATTTCGACTGATcctattttatgtatatatgtatcttatcCATCTTAAAGTTGAAAAATTGGCTCAATGAACCGAACTATTTATGAAAACTTCTCTCCGCCCACACTTTATTTAACTTTCAGTTTAAAATATAGTTATCTTATTGCTGTTTTCCATTTgggaaaatacatgtaccactgaAATCTTTGGAAAACACCTTTTTTTGTCTAGGGGAAACTGTACTGAAAGTCGACAGAAAAATAGGACTAAAGCTAACTGAATTGAAAGTGTTGATTAACCATTTATGAAAATTGTAGAgtctatatgataaaacaacaatatttaaaatttagtGTTTgcggtttttttttgggggttttttttatgtaaaactcTAACGATTTGGTTGCCTGATAAGGTATTTAAGGCTTCATTTATAAACACTATTAAATCTTCATATCAAAAGAAGGAAATCGAAGGGAGTGGACAGGTTTTGGGATGCCGGAGCATGGCATAGCTGCTGGAAGGTACCTTACACTACATAATCAATAATTCGTTATAGTTGCAGgggatatatatacttatataggtGGTGTTATTCTGAAATGATTG
This region includes:
- the LOC117339917 gene encoding solute carrier family 2, facilitated glucose transporter member 8-like, producing the protein MESLESGSPRLTNSKFESSPTRLYLAVACACLCTLSFGFTIGYSSPAIPDLEKAGLLDGKSQAWFGSLLTVGAIFGGPFAGYCIERFGRKFTITLSSIIFATGGMIIANANYVSSLYIGRFLVGWASGQTTVCVPVYIAEIATKSLRGFLGSCVQLSVTIGILMAYMGGMTLGWSRLAVVGSVPALATIIAMYFLPETPRWLLMKNRRQAALSALSNIRGPHAAVEEECRDIEEGLDNQESFSFAEFQKPELLRPLCISLAIMAFQQFSGINAVMFYTVSIFNSAGFKKSAEATVIIGAVQVVATAVACVLMDRAGRRKLLIIAGSVMVFACGLFGLYFMINSQNVSWLAITSLVIYIIGFSLGWGPIPMLVMSEIFPARARGTASGLAAFTSWFTAFIITKEFAFLNDVFGQAGTFWLFGACCLFAVMFVNKHLPETKGKSLEDIELYFLGRSMMH